The sequence gatggcatatgcctcctcagctgagtagaccctttgagatgattgggacatttttattagggggtatgtagtgcttcaacacgtgtaatactctttatagaggtggttgtgtatgttgtgcttttacacgtgtaatatgaaatctatagggaaaaaagaaaaagagaagaataagaaaaatgtaggagaaagaaatttattcaacgttcaatatagaactgtaaaaataattgagctacaactgtgtcgctacgctatcaaaaattttgtgaacaaatttcagttcaaataaactgaatgtccgtcactaaacggacgctgactataagatgtcaatttatactaaaactgttgcTACACTATcacaaatttagtgaacgaacttcagttaaaaaaaactgaatgtccgtcactaaatagatgctgactataagatgtaaatttattcaaactgtataaaaaatatatagctataacttctgctatatatttttttttacaaaatagacgtcagtaaacgtccgctactctaatgctactctttttttttacagttttataaaaacaaaaaaaaaaggccaaaaaaaacccTGCGTAAACaagttaccactgaggctgattattagaatcagcactcagtagccgcagggtgcacgcaataaaaaggtgcagtaataaaaaaaggccaaaaagtaaaaaaacttgtggcaaaaaaaattaccacggatgctgatcagtgatggcggtcactgatcagcactcagtggccgcagggaacacacagggaggtgcaaaaatacagcaaaaaaaaaattcctgtgccaaaaattggcggtcagtgagggcggtcactgatccgcactcagcGGCCACAGGACGTAAAACGGGAAAGaggggggagggtacagggataagaagtttaggaaaaaacaagtgctgctgctaaaaaaaataaaaaaaatcagcagcagcacagaggatgatgatgatgacggttcactcttcaGCAGGAAGtagtcggatgaagacgtcacagcaggatcgcagcacagaaggcctcagattcggtaagtatggcttcacagacggtcacaccagctctgctcaccgttcctaaccggaatgaggtgggcagagccggtggagggtgtttcaagcacccgccatggctgcgattggtcggtcggtacAGACCCACGAATCGTAGCGATCGGGACGGTGGCATCACTGCCAACTCATCATCGCtacatggcagggattggtgctgtcctaggcaGTACCAATCACCactatatcactgtgccctgtggcacagtgattggcgaaaaccgcaaacagccgcaattggtcggtctgaattgaccggccaattgCAGCGATCACCGATGCGGGGCGGGTGAGCCACCCCCCTAGGCCTCGtgtaaagatggcctgctgttatgaacagcagccatctttactttgtaacttttatttttgacactgtaacccaaatgtcgggaaggcgttaaataagaagtaataaacAGTACCAACATTACCCacgtggacagcagttttaatattttttcctgttatgcaaaagatagcctttgagtaaacggagtaagggccagttcacacgttgcgtaaatactgcggattttccgcaacggaattcgttgcagaaaatccgcagcaaatacagtagcagcaaagtggatgagataaaacaatctCATCCATGCTGCGTAAACACTGAGCCgaaaaaactgacctgcggtgaagagttttattctgcagcatgtcaattgtatttgcgtaaacgcgccctatctgttgcgagttttccccattgtaatcaatgcggAGGTAAACTTTGCAACAAATggcagttgtgttttttgcggtgggttcgcAGCAATCCTGTCGCAAAAAAACGCCACTCAGAAAACAGACAATATTTATACTTACCTAGAgatctgtgttttatcctcctggcatgacgcttcatctcatgtgacctccgctgcagccaatcacaggctgtaacggtggtcacatggatgaaacgtcatgccaggaggccggctaagtgctgcatttTTTCGCAGCAGACCTTCCAGGCGagaaactgccccacagtttggtgcggtttttcgccccaaattccctgcgacgcacagggtggatacgctgcgttcttttacgcagcgtatccgctccGTGAGAACTCAGCCTAAAAGTAATTTCACATTACATTctgcccatccgtgtaatgtatgcaccGGGGAAGCTCCCAGAAAGTATGGTAAACAGacccatacacctgatggaggttaaaaaagcctcagttTGGGGGGTACTGCGCTATTTTATGCagtggcgtccagtaaaaaaattatactgtatgttttttgtgtccatttaaaatatgcgccaggagcttttccgccgcatatgataaatggacaggcaggacgtaatgtgaaaacagccttaacaaaacataggccttgttcactctgtgctaaaaaaatcggaagcagaatgcctccaaacatctgcccattgggaaaacggcattctgttccaacggggcgttttttaatacggccacgaaaaagaagtgcatgtcacttcttcagacgtttttggggcaatttttcatagattctatagaaaaacagctccaaaaacggctgttaaaaacgcagtgataaccgcgactttgaataaaaaaatggctgaaaatcagtagatgttttcccttgaaaaccgctccgtattttgagatgttttttactttgtgcgtgcacatacccttaaaaacactagtgtttttgtaaagttctttttaaactacaggcgcttttgacgcgtattcatcgcgttttttgtcgctcaatcagaactcccattgactacagaaattaggtgcgattttggcgcattttcagcGCGTTTTACGTGACGAAGAATTGACCTGACATTACTTTTTTTACGCGACACATTTTTTAACAAAACGTGTCATATGCAatttaccattgatgtcaatgggacggttaaaccaagcattttttacacgttttttggcgttacaaatgcacaaacaaaagcaccaaatgccgacAATACATAAAAATGATGaatggagtggggggcaccaaaggccaatttcgcacagggcaccctgtagcctaaggccggccatgcgcaTGCGCAATACATAGCGAAACAGCAGAGGCTGTAATGAACGGCTCGCGTTTATggtctatgccctgtagctgccgtattccatctgtgtacgtCAcgataagagacacatacacagatcaaATAAAATATGCCAGCCCCCAGTAAAtgaaaaaagtgttaataaaaaaaacatttcatgtgAAAAAATAACGTACATATAAAAtttgattaaataaaaacacgttaatttaaaaaaaaattcatgacaccttataGGATTGTACTTGCAGCCACAACATTGCTGCTGACCACTGAGTAGCACAGCTTACAAATATTCTTCTATATGTTATAACGTACACTATAGTCAAGTACATAGAGGACAACACCAGTTTTATTAAACCAGAGAATCTGGGAATCACCTAATATTCCTCTGACCTGCTGAGACTCAACAGGTAGCCGTCATCTTCTCCGTTCACACATGTGTCCCCACATTTACATTTTTAGTCACCTCAGACACCCAAAACTCTTTTGTCTTCCCCTTGTACTCGCAGGGCGGGAGATAAACAATGCAGCCGTCCAATCAGGGTGCTCGGTATAGTCAGGCTGACCAATCAGACGTCTGTGTGTTACCAGTTGTTCGAAGTGAACGTCGTGACGCTCTTATGTCCGTGGCTCGGTTTGTCTCCTCCATGATGGCGGGAAGCTGGAGGAGCTTAGCGGAATGAAACCGGCAAACAGCGTCCAGAGGTGGGGAGTGAATAGTCTGTAAAGCGGGGAGCTCATGACTTGTTTTTTTATGCTCCTTTATAGCTGTGTTGTGATGCGGACTGCAGTGTACAAAGAGTGGATATGTTATAGTGCGGATGTGAGAGCTGTTTATCAGGTACCCTCCTGGCAGATGAGTAAATGTACTGGTTGTGTTATTGACATTTGCACTCGCACAGGGTTGCAACTACCCTGCTGGGTACTGCTTGTCTATATGCACAGGTCAGCTACTGCCCTAAACTGGCTATAGAAGTGCtgatctgtgttataaaaaataaatacaaatcctAAGAATTAATTACCAGCATGCCTAATAGCTTAATATTAGAgagatttagattttttttgtatatacattCTTCTTAGAAGGAATATGAAAGTGTGGGCATCCCATTCTAAAGATGCCCTCATTTAAAACACCGTATTAATTCAGTGGCACTTCAGTCTCCACGACAACTTTTGATCGCAGTAAAATTGTAGGTTACTGCAACCGTCACGTGACCTGCTTGTTTCTATAGTGAACTATGAGGTTTGAGAGAACCTGTGATTTTACTGCGACCAACAGTCGTCATGGAGCCCTAGCCTGAAGTGTACCTATCGTTACGAAGCCAAAATCACACTCTTTAGGCACCTGCAGATGTGTATAATATGTAGAGAAGCCAGATGGTGTCTAAACTGTGATTTTTGGCCCTTTCTTTCATCCCTTTGGAACATGTATTCTCTTGTTTTGGCttgcagtttaaaggggttttccagcttaaaacatttattacctatcccctAGATAGGTGTTAAATCGACCCCCACCGGTCCTCCCCAGCTGCGTAATTGAGACAAGGAGTAGTTTGAATGTAGTTGCCGTCGAGTATGCCGTTTCCTGTGGAATAGTAATAAATGGTTTAGGCTGGACAACCTCACCATTGTAATTTGTTAGTTACTTCTTCAAACTGCCTAATGGATAATTTGTGCTAGTGTTGTGCATCATAGACAGTGGCCAAATGGCAGCTGGTCTCCATGTTTGAGTGGCGATCCAGAAATGTCCCTCACTGTAGATCAGTATGACTGGTTCTCCGCTTTGATATTTACTATCCGCACATTTCCTGTTTCTGCATTACCCAGTGAAAGACTGCTTTTCTCCTGTGCTAGGGTGTGGATAGTCatgggtttgtttgttttttctttaaaggCTAATGCTTTGTGAGAGAATAAGTAGTCTCCGTTAGAGACATTGTAGGATATATATCAATAGAGTTGTACTGTTTAGGAGTCCTCATAAAAGGTgaaattgtgccaaatttattaaaatgacCCACagagtatgataaatttggtgcaatgtGTCAACATTACTGATGTCGCTTCCATGGCCATATGTCGGCATGATGTGTCATCTCTGCAGAAGTGTAGACAAAGACTGATGGGGGATACAGAATTGTATGCTTAGTGGGTGGTCTGAAGAAGACcaaagggaggaaaaaaaaaaaacaacttcgtAGCCATGTAACAATTTTGGGAAAATATGACCATGTTTTTATGAAATGTTCAACCAGTGTCTTTTACAGAACATTAACAATTCTATTTTCTTACAGGTTGGGTGCTCTAAGGTTTATCCCAGACCCTTTCCATAGACTGCGTGATGAGAAGACCTGATCATGGCATACAGTGACAGCAGAGGTAGCAATGGATTAGTCAATTGTACTGAGAAGTTTTCCATGTATTTTCCAAAAGTAATGGTTCTAGTACTGTCCGGGAAAACATAGAAATCTTATTTGTGTAGGTAGTCACTCTTAATTGTACTGGTCACCATTGCTGAAGTTCAGTAGTGTACTGTTACCAACATGCACTGCTCTGTCCATACGCATAGATCAATGAGAGGAGAGCGATTACTCCATTCTGTCTATTGCTAGCATCAGTTGTTATGCTCTACTCACATGTGCGTTGTGGTTTTTGTTCATAATGGAGACCACAATGCTATGATGGATCCCGACAGTGCTCGTCAGACTCCGTCTTGACTTATAATGGAGTCCATTGGTCGTCCGTCGTGGTTTCCATCCCTGTATGGTGTGAACagagtagggttgtcacgatacctgaCTTCAGTACCGATACttagtgtagtattgcaattttcgATACCAATACGACACTTTAGCAAcaatataagaaaaaaacaaaaaaataaaaaccgtttTCTTTACATAAAGTTTTTATTGGATTGAATCTGATAGGGGATATGTGTGATTTCTGGGTGTTGGCCACTGGGACCCCGAGCGATTAGAACGGGGGACaatgtcccccgaagtgctccatgagaatggagagtTTGTGAGCATGCccggccagcgctccattcatttctatgggtcttCCGGGACCGCTGTCTCCGTCGATGGAGCTCTGGCTGAACATGCTCACCaatgctccattctcatggagcacttcgggggactttcggtctccgttctccttatcgatgggGGCCCAGCGGCTGACACCCAGCaatcacacgtatcccctatcctgtggataggggattcatgtgatttgtgggaaaacccctttaatagtaaaGGCAACATTAGGGTTAATGTGGGtcacattaaccccaatgttccTCAATGCTGGCTGAAATAAATGCTAGTGCCTTTGTTTTAGGCTTTTGTTCTGCTCTAGTACCTGCCTGGGGCTTTCCTCTCAGTGACGACACTGCAGCGCGGTCCTGATTCCAAACTTAGGGCGCGAGCGACACCGGCACGTCAACAGGAACCCACTGTCTGTACCGCTTGCGCCGTTCTCCCTCCTTTCCCCTACACACAGAAGCAGATCATCATCGGTGGTAGTAGGAAAGGAAGGAGGAGCGTCCCTCCCGCCTACTGTGATGCGCCCTGGACTAATAACGAGCGGGGCGGTCACTGAAAGAAGAGCACATCACGGGCGCTGTACTGTGCGCGCGCCATGTTctcttcatgtatttcaatagtaAGCTGTGCGGACGcatagcttagtatcgaaatatacGTAAATTGATGCTATCGAACCGATCCCAGCGCACAGCATCGAAATGTTATCCATTTTAATAAATCGTGCATACCTAGAACAGAGTCTGTGAACCCACTAGAGCTGAAGCAGTAGAAAGAATGGTCAGTTTGCATACAGGACATGGCTCTTTTCTGGTGCAGGGACACCACATTGACTTGTTGTTAAAGTGGTCTTTTCTGATGACGGGTTCCCGTTAACATTGTAGCAATGTAAATTGGCAAAGAGTTTGTGTCAAGTAATGAACATTTATAAGTGATCTAACCTGTATTTAATGGTTTCCTGTTTTTTTATGATTCTTTTACTTGTCTTTTTGACCATTAGAAAGTTTAGATTTAGAACGTGGGATGGATGATGTGAGCTTGGCTGCTGGTAGAAGCCAGCGTGAGAAAAAACGATCATATAAAGACCTACTACGTGAGGAAGAAGAGATTGCAGAGCAAGTCCGCAAATCTTCAAAAAAGAGATCCAAGGTGAGTTATTTATTCATTGCCTTTAGACCCAGATATAGTAAATAGTATCCCAAAAGTGAGCAGGCAGATTTGTTTTTGTTAGAAAAAAGGAGGAAATAATCTATAGCCTAGCATTTTAAGCAGCTCTCCCTTGATTTTACAGAGGTCAAACATTGCTTAaaggaacttttatttttttaattgcaccctccatttgtatatTGGTGTTTCAGTGTGGTGCTTTGTGCAAAAAAGGTTACAGATAGCCGCATCTTAGCTTTTTCctgtccagcgccgctcacgtgatcttccctctgacttgtctggagtcactgtgcttttgattaaaccggaactcaggctctcaatgcattcctatgggatatggaactaggaatgcattgagagccttacttccggttttctgaacagccgtgattccagaccaggtcagaatgaagatcacatgagcggcgctggacccaaaaaacaacaagatgcggggatcggtaagcatttctacacacagcaccccactgaaacaccaatgtgcaataaaagaataaagttggagtgcttctttaaaggtGTTTTTTAGATTATATCGCCTGTGTTTAACCACCTTCAACGAGTGCCGATCGATAATACAGCTTGTCGATTTGTGCTGGTTTGCTCCCCGTTAAGTTAATCTCCATGCATTTACATAGTGTCAGCAGCGcatgagacagagagagagacacacaaggACACGCTGCTGGCAAGATTTCTTTGTCACCCCAGTGCAGGATTTGCAGCCACACTACTTATTACTGCTGTCTAATGTCCTCCATACTGCtgcaacttatatatatatatatatatatatatatatatatatatatatatagtgtgtatgttacagctggcaccctgatatAACGGCCAGGACAGGAGCTAGCTTCTGATCCGGCCgactaacccctcagatgcagcgttcaatagagatcgcggcatgtgaggggtttttagccaccggcaccccagcatcgTGATCGCTGGgcttgtcggtggctgcaatggcaactggaggcctaatactagccACccagtctgccagcaacggaagcctcttATGCCCCGCTttgaggcagggcctaaaaggcttccggtaccatcagtgagatggcgccggctcagaagctgagccggcatcatcagcagtgggtgcccACTGTATAGcgtcaggaaccggagctagtgcATAGTattatacttaaaggggtattccggttgcaACAAGTTACCACTTTTGGTAGTATagttgataacatgctgatcggtgggtatcCAACAGCTGGGACCTCGTCAAtttacgagaacgggggtcccgtacCCCTGTTTAAACGGAGGGCCAGGTCGCTCAttcgcactgccactccattcattctctatgggagtgccGGAGATAGCCAAACGCTGTAATATGCTATTTCAGGCGCTACCGTAGAGAATGATCGTTCAAACGAGGGatacgggacccctgttctcgtaaACAGttggggtcccagctgtcggacacccaccgatcagcaagttagggATAACTTGTAACAGCAATACCCCTTTTAACTATACATTTATTAAGTATAATCTAAGTGTATACATTAGTTAATGCAGTTAATATATGATTCTGATTTTAGGACGCAGACTTATTGGTTGTCGGGTCAGAGTCCCATAAGAAGAAAAAGAAGCTTTCCTCAGATGAAGCTTATTACCCAGGTACGTTTACACATAAACTGTACATGAACATGTATGTATTCTCGTACCTCGTTTGCACCTGTACGTTATCAGTGTCTCCTCTCTttatatttacatacattttctttgaaaatatggCTTTGTTTGTATTTTATACGGTCTAATGGATAGTTCCAGTATTTTTAAGTGCAATACTTCTTTTCTTAGACTTATCTAAAACAGACTAGTAATATCTCACCCTCTATGTACTTTAGAATTATCTTCCTCAGacatgaagaagaaaaagaaacccCTTCCCAGCTCATCATCCCCTACCTCTGATACAGCTATGGACTTGCTTAACTCCATTTCCTCTCCTGTAATTACTTCAAGCATGTCCACTTCCAAGAAAACCGAGAAAATACTGGCAGCACCCGTGAATTTCCAGTTGCCTATACAAATTCCGCGTAAAGAACAtcgtaaaaaagaagaaactgcTGAGGACCTCTCACACAAACCTAAAAAACCTAAACCTCTGACGCTTCGTGAACCAGATGGCTTAAGGATGAAACTTATACTTTCTCCCCAGGAGAAAACAAGTGAACACATATTCCCACTACAAGAAACTCCAGTTCTCAGTGACGGCACATCTCCCAAGAGGGGCAGCAAGAAATCCTCAAGGGACGAAATGGAGAGGAGCAGCCATAAGAAACAGAGGAAAGAAAGCCATGTACCTCGGCCTAGTGAAACACCAGATTCCGCTTCATCCTCTGGAGGGGAGCTTGAGGCTGGAGAGTTGGTGATTGATGATTCCTTTCGGGAgctgaagaagaaaaagaaatcaAAAAAGAGCAAGAAGAAAAAAGACAAACACAAAGAGGAAAGGCACAAGAAACATAGTAAAAGTAAGAGAGAGCATGGGTTGGATAGTAGCCCAACATCAGTACCAACTCCTGTACTTCCTTCACCACCAACTTCCATTGCTGCTGCATCTCCAACTCCACCGTTGCCCCAGTTACCTGCACAACTGCTAGCACCAACACTGACAACAGCCACTGTTGTCCCCCATCTTGAGATTGCATCAGAtaagaaaaagaagaaagaagagaCAGAAAAGGTAAGAAAAGAAAACCAAAGTATAAAGATCGCAGCAGCCATGCGATAACTGTTCACCAAACCATTGTCAACCCAGATTACATACTTGTTTGACTGGATTGAACAAGCATTTTATATTAATAAAAGTGGAGGTGTAAACCTGCTGCCAGATATCTCTGGTGCTATTCATCTTTGGGAAAACTAGAATCAGACCGCACAATCTA is a genomic window of Rhinoderma darwinii isolate aRhiDar2 chromosome 7, aRhiDar2.hap1, whole genome shotgun sequence containing:
- the HMGXB4 gene encoding HMG domain-containing protein 4, coding for MAYSDSRESLDLERGMDDVSLAAGRSQREKKRSYKDLLREEEEIAEQVRKSSKKRSKDADLLVVGSESHKKKKKLSSDEAYYPELSSSDMKKKKKPLPSSSSPTSDTAMDLLNSISSPVITSSMSTSKKTEKILAAPVNFQLPIQIPRKEHRKKEETAEDLSHKPKKPKPLTLREPDGLRMKLILSPQEKTSEHIFPLQETPVLSDGTSPKRGSKKSSRDEMERSSHKKQRKESHVPRPSETPDSASSSGGELEAGELVIDDSFRELKKKKKSKKSKKKKDKHKEERHKKHSKSKREHGLDSSPTSVPTPVLPSPPTSIAAASPTPPLPQLPAQLLAPTLTTATVVPHLEIASDKKKKKEETEKPKKKNMSAYQVFSKEYRGSIIAEHPGIDFGELSKKLAEVWKQLPERDKLVWKQKAQYLQHKQNKAEATTVKRKSSPSESCSKIKGSSSGLSSPHKKSPGSLVSFSSSPTKVPDTEPIDVAAHLQLLGESMSLIGHRLQETEGMVAVSGSLSVLLDSILCAMSPLVCLTSNVPELNGCSKQVLSNTLDNIAYVMPGL